The DNA segment GGATATACCGTACATCTAGCTGCAAGTTTCCCAAGATATTTATTGTAATCTGTTTCCTGTGTGAACTGATTCCTTTTTCCCGGAATCGGAACTTTACGAGTACATGATTTTCTGATTGCTTCATCTTCTTCAGAAGTGATGCAGCAGATTTCCCATTCAATAGGCTTGGTAACCGGTCTACCTTCTTTATCTATCTTTTGTTCACCTGTTTCTCCATCAATCACAGGTTCAACAAAACGTTTAGATGCAACATATCTAATATTTTCGTCTTGTAAAGCGTTTTGACTTAGGAATGCACTTAAATTACTCATTATTTTTCACCTTAACCTTTCAAATATATTACTGCATACCTGGAAGCATTTTGAACTTTTCAGGGATTTCAAAATCCTCAAAGGTGAAATCCATATCTTCGTCCAAATATTCAGCGTCAGCATCAAACTTAGCTAGAATTCCACCATCAATATTGCAATCCTTTAGAATTACAGTCTGACGGCCAACAGATGAGGTTGGGTCTTCATTTGTAATTTGAATATCAAAATAAACGTCCTCCCCCGTTTCCTTGAAACGGTAAAGAATGTTCCTGAAGATTGAAGTATTGTAGTGGAAGGTTGCTGAACCTGTACC comes from the Paenibacillus lentus genome and includes:
- a CDS encoding phage tail assembly chaperone; its protein translation is MSNLSAFLSQNALQDENIRYVASKRFVEPVIDGETGEQKIDKEGRPVTKPIEWEICCITSEEDEAIRKSCTRKVPIPGKRNQFTQETDYNKYLGKLAARCTVYPNLNDAELQNSYGVMGNDALLKKMLKPGEYADYLAKIQEVNGFEMTMEEMVDEAKN
- a CDS encoding phage tail tube protein is translated as MERTMKAKDAVSASLAECFITIEGNRYNFMQAINLEASIEKTKSEIPILGKTGKGNKSTGWKGTGSATFHYNTSIFRNILYRFKETGEDVYFDIQITNEDPTSSVGRQTVILKDCNIDGGILAKFDADAEYLDEDMDFTFEDFEIPEKFKMLPGMQ